The window TAGcactttttttgtaatctttttGTTGTCTAGAAAAACTATACTCAGTGGAGCAATaaagtatacagtatttgtacaaTGTGTACTTGTGTTTAAATGCATTATAGTATTGAGCAATGGTCTGACCAGATATaagggaaaattatttttttacatgcccAGTTGCACTGTAGTCATTAGCACATTCCTAATTTTAGGCAGCCAGTTATTTTAGACAtcaagaggttaaaaaaaacaaacacattgttGTGTACACCAGACATTTGTTAATTCAACAATGCTGTACCCCTCCCATGACTACATGCGTTTGTTACATTCTCGAGAGATACAGCAAAATGCAATCACATAATTGTTTCAGATGTCCTCATTAACAGTTATCAAACGAGAAAAGTATATGACAGTCTGGGCTGTTCCGTCTTGTGTTGTTTGATGGGTTATAATTTACCCAAACATCAGTGTTAATCTTATTAGCATGCCAAACCAGGTCCCTCTCTTGGTCATTTATCAAAACTACAGTTGTATTGCATTCAGTATTTACATGTACATTGCCTTACGTTACAACAAGAAATTGGAAAAATCAAGACACGCTAACGTTAGCAGACCTGTTGCTTTGTATGAGCACCGTTGCATCGTTCTACCCCACACGCTCCACTTTGCTGCTATTACACTCCACAGTCCCTGCTTTTCAATATagctttatattttatattatagtACAACATTCACAGTGCTGCATCACGCTCAATTGTCTTCACTTCAGTAATTGTACGCCAGCCTCCATTTATCACCATTATACACCACAGTTTAGACGTTATTGCATTATTACCCTTCACAGTCTCCACTACTGCAGTATCACACTTCACAGCATGGGTCAACATCATTGTcgtgttctaaaaatagctcacaaTCGATGAGACATTGGGTGATTTCCTTGGAATGTTCTGGAAATGTTCGATTGAAAAAGCAAGCACGTGGAGAGATGTATAGAAATGAAGTTAGGGCCTTcactatcaaatattttttagaaCAAATTATTCTGACAATTATTCCACCAATTCACTGAATAATGAGATAAACGTTTGCATTAAAGTTTATTGTATAATAGTTTTCTGATTCCATTTGGTAATGTTTGGTGATTTAACAAAACCAAATACACGGCAATACAGCAATATCACAGGTGAGCAAGAGAGATGATAACTACTTTGTTTACTGATTAATGCAAAAGAGTTACTGATTTGAGATACATTTCTGAAGCTTCATGATCTACTACATCAATTAGAGGCTGCTCATTCCAATattatttttcccatttattgATGATAACTCAAGTTAGGGTAAAACGTTCAAAAAATTTGCCAAGATTTTGATCGTGGTTTTCTCAAGTAACAGCAAATGTCTTGCTTTGATTTGGCACAAAAGAGATTCAATAACAGTTCATGAAAGAGTAGAGAAATAAATCTGAGTATTTTTAatgttgagaggctgaaataagaggatttggacaatttttaaGTTGAACCATGACCACAAACTATTCATTCATCAAAGAgtttctgattttatttgacatttctTTCAAACCTTATCAAATAATTGCAGATATTGTAAGAAACCAATAATAACATCGCTGTTTGTATGAACGAAtgatattaattattaataataacagATAAAAGGTCAATTCAAGCAAATGTGTTACTTTAGATGTTTCAAAGTCTATTACTGCCGTCCACTTTGGTGTATTGTCGTTGACAAAAGCCTCCAATTCCCTTTCTCCCACGCCACAGTGTcagcgtgtttgtgtgcgtttgaGGCCGGCGCGTCTTTGTGACGACACAGGCCTGCCGGGTTGACGGCACGCGCGCCCCTGTGGATGTTGACAAGCCTTCGCGGAGTCACACACAGGAAGCCAAcggaggtggggaggggggagatTCCATGGGAACGGCGCCCACATCATACCGATACACACAGCCCACGCCCCACGTTCACGCTTCCTTACCTGCCTCCACCGTGTCGCTCAGGTCGTGACCGGCGGCGGTCCGCGGGAACTCCTTGAGTTTTCGGGCGCTGAGGTTGAGCGAACCGCTGAGGGTCGCCTCCTCCAGCGTCCGTTCCAAGCCGCGGTTGTTGGGCGGCGAAGGCGCGCCGTTGCTGAGATTCTGGCCGGGCGGCGGCGACGCGAGCTGGGCGACGAGGGGCGCAGGGCGGGCCGCCTCCGGTCCTTGCGTCGCCAtggtggtgatgctgctgcttcCCCGTCGGTGCCGCTCCTCCTCTCCCGTCAGTCTGTAGGTCCGCTTCCTGCCGCGTCTATGCCGCGCGGTACACCACAAAGACGACAACAACGACCACGACACTTCCGTTCGGTTTCCTTTCAAAATACAACTCCCGGAAGTGCCATGTcaaaactgtactgtactttgaacATGTGCGAAATGTATTGACGTAGGAAGGACGGCCGAAGCTTTGTTCACAGCGACACCTAGCGGGTAAATGTGTCGTCACGTATTCAGCGAGGGAATGTGGGCCTTTTTGTAGATTTTTGAAACCCAAGTCCCAAACGTGTGTTCGAGGAGAGGGAGACGAAGTGACAGAAATGTTGTTTGTGCGTGAGTGAGAACGTGTCCGAACCCCATACCTCTCTCCGATGTCTGGAGTTGTCCCGTCATaactcattttcttttcagatttccAGTACCACTTAATGTGGCGAGGTCACACGCAAAAGGATAAGCCAAATGCTACAGATATTCAATACTTTTAACCTTTACAGAAAAAACAACTGGGAAGAGAAACTGCCACTGAATATTTACAGCACGTTGCTGACGTGTTCGTTGACACACGGGAAGTTGCGCACGACCGAACTCACTGTAGTCGTGGAGGTTGGGCAGccaaaatgcacaaacaaaGTGGGGCAAACAAGCATCACAGTAGAATTCAGAAGGATCATGTCCTCCAGAAGTCACCGATGCAAGCAGGTCAGCTGGTGCTTGGAACCATCACTTCCTGAAACTGCCACACCAGGTAACTACTGCTTTATGTGGACACCTGCCTGATACATTTTGACTATTTAACAAAAATTTGCATGTGTGAAAACAGGCACAAACATGATTAAATACTAGCGGAGCGCACCCGGGATTCCATATCCCAAACTTGAGAAATTGCCATTAACGTAGTAGTAAACCAAGAACTAAAGTGGCCTAATTCAATTTTGTCTAAAAGGTTTGATTCCAATTTTGACATATAGAGGAAACTCTAATATTGCACTCAGCAGTTTCTGTGTTTCATCAGTGCAACACTGGGTCAACTCCCATTTTCTAGGCAAACCGAGGCTTCACTTCATAGAAAAACATCACAGAAAGTGAGATTCAGAGAGGGattaaaaaaactcaaaagtaaGTAGTGCTTCAGCTTGGGTGCCGGTACATCTGCATGTCAGTAAAAGTCTATGTTTAACCTAGACCCCTATTGCACTAAGCATTGTTTCTAATTCCACTTCGTTCCATTCCTTTCAGGAAATGTATCGATGTGATACTGACTGTGATCCAAACTTAGAAACTGAAAATGATAAACATCAAAAAGCATTTGTTATCATGCCCATCAACCTTTCCTGAGGAAAGGAGATTTTGCATACAGATCAAATATTGCACTGCCCCACCAGATCCAGGAGATTTTCTTTGAATCGGGTTCTAAAAtgttttgcacaattttcaGATCCTGACCCAAACAACAGAATTCTGCCCCAAGTTCACATGTCACCACCACAAGCCTGTGGAGGAGCACCTGATGAAGAGGATTTGAAAAAGCAGTCCACGGACCAATCTGGTTTCGGTCCACAAAATGCTTGTCTTCACCGGAGCAGCCCGGTCATCTCCAGACGCTGCAGACATGGCTTCTGTAGTGGCGCCACCTTGTACGTGGACTTCTAAAACTTGCCTATATGAGTCATAGAACCGTCACTCGGaatctgggggggaaaaaaatcaaggtcTCACTTAAATTTTTGTCTTATTTAAGGGCCGAGGTCCCTGATGGCCCTATCGGAGGCACCCTCAATAACCACATGGCCCTGATAAAAATGGGCTGCGCCTGTCGAGGATTGGCCACCAGGTTGCACCTTCTTGTTGGCGGCAAATTCCGATTGGCTGAGAAGAAGCACATCGAGGGGCGGGTGGGCCGCTGCAGTGCCCAATGGGAGATGGAAAAGGTTACTCGTGAATATTGATGAACTATTCAACCCTCATCCTTAGGATATGGGGGCTAAGGTTAGGTTTTGGGGTTAGAGTTAAAGTTAAGATTTAGGATTAAGTCTAGAGTTGGTTATTAAGGTTATCGTGATTAGTTGGAGGAATAGATGTTATGTTTAAGGGTCATGATTTAAGGGTTACAACTAATGATTAAGTCTAGCAATGGAGGATTGTGACTAATTTTAAAGTCAGCGTTATCATTGAGGGTTAGGattctatatacagtatatatatatatatatagatatagatatatatatatatattttttttttagtaagggTTGGGTAAAATTCAGGGTTATGTTTTATGTTTCAGGTTAGGATTCTGGGATTGGGCTGAAGGGTTCATAGTGAAGTTGagtttttttctgctttggGTTTAAAAATTGTGGTTCACAATTATTTGGTTCAGGGTTAAGGTAATATTTTGGTTATGAAGGGTTATGTTTGGATGTTAGGGGTTCAGGATATAGGCTGTATAATGATTTTTCTTGTCATTCCTACATATAGTGTCCTGTCTTTTGTTGTCTTCCTGTATTTTCTCAGTCACTTCCTTTTTCTATGCATCTCTTTCCTTTAAAATCTAATtctgaataaaaacagaaactctactgtgacacagtaaaactgttccagggAGCGTCTCTATTATGCTTGATCTAACAACAAATAGGAcaggttggaaaaaaatatatatactgtatattttcaggAATAATGTTTTAATTGTGGATGCAACTGTACAGGAAAATGCTCACCTGCTGATGGTGGACTTGGTGCTAGAGATGTTGGAAGTCATCCAGTGGAACCTGACCAATACAAAAAGGACGTCGCCAAGGCCTCAACGTCCAAGTAGCAAACAAGGAAAACACCGTGATGATGAGACTGTGGATGACCGCCAGGATCAACACAGATACACACCAATCTACTCTGAGGTCACACAGTTGGAAGGTCAAACACTTTGCACATGTGACTACTTCAAACCATATACATTAAAACCctaatctaaaaaataaaataaaactaaaccttttgaagcggcacggtggatcagcttgtaaagcgttggcctcacagttctgaggtcccggtttccaTCCTGGACCCGTctatgtgtagtttgcatgttctccccgtgcctgcgtgggttttctccaggcacttcgttttcctcccacattccaaaaacatgtaacaataattggacacgctaaattgcaccttggtgtgattgtgagtgcggctgtctgtctttatgtgccctacgattgactggcaaccagttcagggtgtaccccgcctcctgcccgttggcagctgggataggctccagcactccccgtgaccgtcgtgaggataagtggtgaagaaaatggatggataaacatttTGAGGCGGCATGATGGTGTACTTGATTGGAGCGtttgctcacagttctgaggactggagttcaaatcccggccctgcctgtgtcgagtttgcatgttctccccatgcctgtgtgagttttctccgggcattccggtttcctcccacatcccaaaaacatgcattcactggagactAAATTACCCCaaactgtgattgtgagtgcgactgttgtctgtctgcatgtgctctacgattggctgccaaccagttcagggtgtactgatgatagctgggatagactccagcactcccgcgaccctcgtgaagacaggcggctcggaaaatgaatgaatgaatcaacaAACCATTTGAAACCTGCCCCT of the Syngnathoides biaculeatus isolate LvHL_M chromosome 14, ASM1980259v1, whole genome shotgun sequence genome contains:
- the LOC133511928 gene encoding uncharacterized protein LOC133511928 isoform X1, coding for MLQIFNTFNLYRKNNWEEKLPLNIYSTLLTCSLTHGKLRTTELTVVVEVGQPKCTNKVGQTSITVEFRRIMSSRSHRCKQVSWCLEPSLPETATPDPDPNNRILPQVHMSPPQACGGAPDEEDLKKQSTDQSGFGPQNACLHRSSPVISRRCRHGFCSGATLAEVPDGPIGGTLNNHMALIKMGCACRGLATRLHLLVGGKFRLAEKKHIEGRVGRCSAQWEMEKENAHLLMVDLVLEMLEVIQWNLTNTKRTSPRPQRPSSKQGKHRDDETVDDRQDQHRYTPIYSEVTQLEGSDGEAHSSHFSLLWKAECLARQLLLDFGRRWFSSQYPPL
- the LOC133511928 gene encoding uncharacterized protein LOC133511928 isoform X2 — protein: MLQIFNTFNLYRKNNWEEKLPLNIYSTLLTCSLTHGKLRTTELTVVVEVGQPKCTNKVGQTSITVEFRRIMSSRSHRCKQVSWCLEPSLPETATPDPDPNNRILPQVHMSPPQACGGAPDEEDLKKQSTDQSGFGPQNACLHRSSPVISRRCRHGFCSGATLAEVPDGPIGGTLNNHMALIKMGCACRGLATRLHLLVGGKFRLAEKKHIEGRVGRCSAQWEMEKENAHLLMVDLVLEMLEVIQWNLTNTKRTSPRPQRPSSKQGKHRDDETVDDRQDQHRYTPIYSEAVMVRLTPRISPYSGKLSALPDSCYWTSGGGGFPPSTLHCDTGGN